A window of Gammaproteobacteria bacterium contains these coding sequences:
- a CDS encoding class I SAM-dependent methyltransferase: MNTTSTPQAIIDREHHTWRSVSEGWRKNDAQLRENASGITQRMLDLANIGSGHRVLDIASGTGEPAIPAAHRVGPTGRVIGVDLVDEMLVIAREKAQAQALHNVEFQTVDGRRLDFDAASFDAVTCRWGLMFMPEPQTVLQQIHPLLKDDGQLVVSCWAEPERNPFFTHAMSILVRHMAVPQPAPKAPGVFAFADREHLQQTLHASGFRDVTIEDLSFNMIQVSSGEAYWQLMQELAGPIAVLTQQMDPATYAAFSAEVIASAEALKQGDTLNMVGTTWIARAQK, from the coding sequence ATGAATACCACCTCCACACCACAAGCCATCATCGACCGGGAACACCACACCTGGCGCAGCGTCTCCGAGGGCTGGCGCAAGAATGATGCCCAGCTGCGGGAAAATGCCAGCGGCATCACCCAGCGCATGCTCGATCTCGCCAACATCGGCAGCGGCCATCGGGTGCTGGATATCGCCTCCGGCACCGGCGAGCCCGCCATTCCCGCCGCCCACCGGGTCGGCCCCACCGGCCGCGTCATCGGCGTCGATCTGGTCGACGAGATGCTCGTCATTGCCAGGGAGAAGGCGCAGGCCCAGGCGCTGCACAACGTGGAGTTTCAGACCGTCGATGGCCGTCGGCTGGATTTCGATGCCGCCAGTTTTGACGCCGTCACCTGCCGCTGGGGGCTGATGTTTATGCCCGAGCCGCAGACCGTCCTGCAGCAGATCCACCCCCTGCTGAAAGACGATGGCCAACTGGTAGTGTCGTGCTGGGCAGAGCCCGAGCGCAATCCCTTTTTCACCCATGCGATGTCCATACTGGTGCGCCACATGGCGGTGCCCCAGCCCGCGCCGAAGGCCCCCGGCGTGTTTGCCTTCGCCGACCGCGAGCACCTCCAGCAGACCCTGCACGCCAGCGGGTTTCGGGACGTAACCATAGAGGACCTCAGCTTCAACATGATCCAGGTCAGCAGTGGCGAGGCCTACTGGCAACTCATGCAGGAGCTGGCCGGCCCGATCGCGGTGCTCACCCAACAGATGGACCCCGCCACCTACGCGGCCTTCAGCGCCGAGGTGATCGCCTCCGCCGAGGCGCTCAAGCAGGGGGACACACTGAACATGGTCGGCACCACCTGGATTGCCCGGGCGCAGAAATAG
- a CDS encoding valine--tRNA ligase, whose amino-acid sequence MEKTYNPHAIEQRWYETWENEGHFAPSGEGAPYCIMIPPPNVTGSLHMGHAFQDTIMDALTRFHRMRGDNTLWQAGTDHAGIATQMVVERQLNAEGKTRHDLGREAFIKRIWEWKKESGGNITRQLRRMGASLDWSRERFTMDDGMSAAVQEVFVRLHEEGLIYRGKRLVNWDPVLHTAVSDLEVLSEEENGYLWHMRYPLVNGSGYLVVATTRPETMLGDAAVAVHPGDERYTHLIGQFVELPLTGRKIPVIADDYVDPEFGTGCVKITPAHDFNDYAVWQNHRDEKAISELPNGGLINIFTIDAAIIGAEDDAQGGVSVAGGRMPGATEHGELIPEDFRGLDRFEARKLILEELGAQDLLEKTDDHKLMVPRGDRSGAVIEPLLTDQWYVKVGPLAGPAIKAVENGDIRFVPDNWKNTYYEWMRNIDDWCISRQIWWGHRIPAWYDEQGDVYVGRSEQEVRAKHKLDDTVALRQDDDVLDTWFSSALWPFSTLGWPENTADLKTFYPTSVLVTGFDIIFFWVARMIMMGLKFMDEVPFKEVYIHGLVRDSHGQKMSKSKGNVLDPIDLIDGIELEALVKKRTSGMMQPKMAAKIEKQTRKDFPDGIPSYGTDAIRFTFAAMASTGRDINFDLGRVEGYRNFCNKLWNAANYVLMNTEDKDCSSTGDSENLSSADKWIFARLEQTTKVVHEAMEAYRLDHAAQAIYDFTWNEYCAWYLELSKPVLTNEDSTEAQLRDTRSTLVNVLETLLRLAHPIMPFITEEIWQRVAPLVGKTDATIMRQAYPVADVGISDPNAIDEMEWVKDFIVGVRQIRSGMDIAPSKPIPVLLGNVNETDRARLVRNQNYIHFLARTESIRVLADDEQAPESATALVGEMKVLIPMAGLIDKDVEMARLSKEIEKKQQEVARIEAKLSNPSFVERAPEAVVAKEREKIAEILAALNNFEGQLERIKKM is encoded by the coding sequence ATGGAAAAAACCTACAACCCCCACGCCATTGAACAACGCTGGTACGAAACCTGGGAAAACGAGGGCCATTTCGCGCCCTCCGGAGAGGGGGCGCCCTACTGCATCATGATCCCGCCGCCCAATGTCACCGGCAGCCTGCACATGGGGCACGCCTTTCAGGACACCATCATGGATGCGCTGACCCGCTTCCATCGCATGCGCGGCGACAACACCCTGTGGCAGGCGGGCACCGACCACGCCGGTATCGCCACCCAGATGGTGGTGGAGCGCCAGCTGAATGCCGAGGGCAAAACCCGTCACGATCTGGGGCGCGAGGCCTTCATCAAGCGTATCTGGGAATGGAAGAAAGAGTCCGGCGGCAACATCACCCGTCAGCTGCGGCGCATGGGGGCATCGCTGGACTGGTCCCGCGAGCGCTTCACCATGGACGACGGCATGTCCGCCGCAGTGCAGGAAGTGTTCGTGCGCCTGCACGAGGAAGGCCTGATCTACCGCGGCAAACGGCTGGTGAACTGGGACCCGGTGCTACACACCGCGGTCTCCGACCTGGAGGTGCTGTCCGAGGAAGAGAACGGCTATCTGTGGCACATGCGTTATCCGCTGGTCAACGGCAGCGGATATCTGGTGGTCGCCACCACCCGCCCCGAGACCATGCTGGGCGATGCGGCCGTGGCCGTGCACCCGGGTGACGAGCGTTACACCCACCTCATCGGGCAGTTTGTCGAGCTGCCGCTGACCGGGCGCAAGATTCCGGTAATCGCCGACGACTACGTGGACCCGGAATTCGGCACCGGCTGCGTGAAGATCACCCCGGCGCACGACTTCAACGATTACGCGGTATGGCAGAATCACCGCGACGAAAAGGCCATCAGCGAACTGCCCAATGGCGGCCTGATCAATATCTTCACCATCGACGCCGCCATCATCGGCGCCGAGGACGACGCACAGGGAGGCGTGAGTGTCGCGGGAGGAAGGATGCCGGGAGCGACCGAACATGGTGAGCTTATTCCCGAAGACTTCCGCGGCCTGGATCGCTTTGAGGCCCGCAAGCTGATACTCGAAGAACTGGGTGCGCAGGACCTGCTGGAAAAAACCGACGACCATAAACTCATGGTGCCCCGAGGCGACCGCTCCGGCGCCGTCATCGAGCCCCTGCTCACCGACCAGTGGTACGTGAAGGTCGGTCCCCTCGCCGGCCCCGCCATCAAGGCGGTGGAAAACGGTGACATCAGGTTCGTACCGGATAACTGGAAGAACACCTACTACGAATGGATGCGCAACATCGACGACTGGTGTATCTCGCGGCAGATCTGGTGGGGCCACCGCATTCCCGCCTGGTACGACGAGCAGGGCGATGTCTACGTCGGTCGTTCGGAACAGGAGGTGCGCGCCAAACATAAACTGGACGACACAGTGGCGCTACGCCAGGACGACGATGTGCTGGACACCTGGTTCAGCTCCGCATTGTGGCCCTTCTCCACTTTAGGCTGGCCGGAAAACACCGCCGACCTGAAGACCTTCTACCCCACCTCGGTACTGGTCACCGGCTTCGACATCATCTTCTTCTGGGTGGCGCGGATGATCATGATGGGTCTCAAGTTTATGGACGAGGTGCCCTTCAAGGAGGTCTACATCCACGGCCTGGTGCGCGACTCCCACGGCCAGAAGATGTCCAAATCCAAGGGCAATGTGCTGGACCCCATCGACCTCATCGACGGCATCGAACTGGAAGCGCTGGTGAAAAAGCGCACCTCCGGGATGATGCAACCGAAGATGGCGGCGAAGATCGAAAAACAGACCCGCAAGGATTTCCCGGACGGCATCCCCTCCTACGGCACCGACGCCATCCGTTTCACCTTCGCCGCCATGGCCTCCACCGGTCGCGACATCAATTTCGATCTGGGCCGGGTGGAAGGCTACCGCAACTTCTGCAACAAGCTGTGGAACGCCGCCAACTATGTGTTGATGAACACGGAAGATAAGGACTGTAGCTCAACCGGTGATTCAGAGAATCTCTCCTCTGCCGACAAGTGGATCTTCGCCCGACTAGAACAGACCACGAAGGTGGTACACGAAGCCATGGAGGCCTACCGTCTCGACCATGCCGCGCAGGCCATTTACGATTTCACCTGGAACGAATACTGCGCCTGGTATCTGGAGCTGTCCAAGCCCGTACTCACCAATGAAGACAGCACCGAGGCCCAATTGCGCGATACACGCAGCACCCTGGTAAATGTGCTAGAAACTCTGCTGCGTCTTGCTCACCCCATCATGCCCTTCATCACCGAGGAAATCTGGCAACGCGTTGCGCCATTAGTAGGTAAGACCGACGCCACCATCATGCGCCAAGCCTATCCAGTAGCGGATGTTGGAATCTCCGACCCCAACGCCATTGATGAAATGGAATGGGTCAAGGACTTCATCGTCGGTGTGCGCCAGATTCGCTCCGGCATGGACATCGCGCCCAGCAAACCCATCCCGGTGCTGCTGGGCAATGTCAACGAGACAGACCGGGCAAGACTTGTGCGTAACCAGAACTATATCCACTTCCTGGCGCGCACTGAATCCATCAGGGTACTGGCAGATGACGAACAGGCACCCGAGTCGGCCACCGCACTGGTGGGTGAAATGAAAGTACTCATCCCCATGGCCGGTCTGATCGATAAAGACGTGGAAATGGCGCGTCTGTCGAAAGAGATCGAAAAGAAACAGCAGGAGGTCGCCCGCATCGAAGCCAAACTCTCCAACCCCAGCTTTGTCGAGCGGGCACCCGAGGCCGTAGTGGCAAAAGAGCGGGAAAAGATTGCCGAGATACTGGCCGCACTGAACAATTTTGAAGGGCAATTAGAGCGCATCAAAAAAATGTAA